A genomic segment from Paraburkholderia hayleyella encodes:
- the can gene encoding carbonate dehydratase codes for MNSNPSSLPNPLAHLFDNNDAWVTRKLAQDPEYFSRLADQQTPEYLWIGCSDSRVPANQIIGLPPGEVFVHRNIANVVVHSDLNCLSVIQFAVDLLKVKHIMVVGHYGCSGVGAALHGRRVGLADNWLHHVQDVCAKHAALLEEWPLGEARHRRLVELNTIEQVVNVCRTTIVNDAWARGQELTVHGWAYGVHDGRVRNLGMTIREINTLNATYEHCVNAVSAGRAHATDNDVVAADAAQLGDVPAVVAGVIKELKHE; via the coding sequence ATGAACTCAAATCCATCTTCTCTGCCCAACCCGCTTGCACACCTGTTCGATAACAACGATGCCTGGGTCACGCGCAAGCTGGCGCAAGATCCTGAATATTTCTCCCGGCTAGCGGATCAGCAGACACCCGAATATTTATGGATCGGCTGCTCCGATTCACGTGTCCCGGCCAACCAGATCATCGGCTTGCCACCAGGAGAAGTCTTCGTCCACAGAAACATTGCCAACGTCGTCGTGCACAGTGACCTGAACTGCCTGTCTGTGATCCAGTTCGCGGTTGATCTGCTGAAGGTCAAACACATCATGGTCGTCGGCCATTACGGCTGCTCCGGTGTGGGCGCAGCCCTGCATGGACGGCGCGTCGGCCTCGCGGACAACTGGCTGCATCACGTGCAGGATGTGTGCGCCAAGCATGCCGCGCTGCTCGAGGAATGGCCGCTGGGCGAAGCACGGCACCGGCGTCTGGTCGAACTCAACACGATTGAACAAGTCGTCAACGTCTGCCGCACCACCATCGTCAACGATGCCTGGGCGCGTGGCCAGGAACTGACGGTGCATGGCTGGGCATATGGCGTGCATGATGGCCGTGTACGCAACCTGGGCATGACAATCAGGGAGATCAACACGCTCAATGCCACTTATGAGCATTGTGTGAACGCAGTCTCGGCAGGCCGGGCGCATGCCACCGATAACGATGTCGTCGCAGCCGATGCGGCGCAGTTAGGCGATGTGCCCGCCGTAGTAGCAGGTGTCATCAAGGAGCTTAAACATGAGTGA